One Microbacterium trichothecenolyticum DNA window includes the following coding sequences:
- a CDS encoding epoxide hydrolase family protein, with protein MITRLHPRTAPDEVDDLRRRIAMTRWPDDVGDDWSRGTRPSALRRLLDAWAVFDWGAVEERLRAEEHVLVGEPGERLHLWRSGTVGAPAVVLVHGWPDSFVRFRQVAARLDDFDVIVPSIPGFGFSDAAPRDAGGPRWNAERIVAAVDEVGVERFVVHGGDLGTAIADQVAQLARDRVAGLHLSDVPLWRAAADDQLSNEEREWVDAAAAWERHEGAYAAEQRTKPQTLAAGLTDSPAGLASWYLEKFQAWGEGDVFERIPLDLLLENLSVHWFTRTAGSAARVYFDRRRFPPTGGRVTVPTAFGLFPHDIDHGVESFARRWYPTVRFTRFPAGGHFGAMEHPDMLAADLRALLNATA; from the coding sequence ATGATCACCCGGCTGCACCCCCGCACCGCGCCCGACGAGGTCGACGACCTCCGCCGCCGGATCGCGATGACGCGCTGGCCCGACGATGTCGGCGACGACTGGTCACGGGGAACGCGCCCGTCGGCCCTGCGGCGACTGCTCGACGCGTGGGCGGTGTTCGATTGGGGCGCCGTGGAGGAGCGCCTGCGCGCGGAGGAGCACGTTCTCGTGGGCGAACCCGGGGAGCGGCTGCACCTCTGGCGCTCGGGAACGGTCGGGGCGCCGGCGGTCGTGCTCGTGCACGGATGGCCCGACAGCTTCGTGCGCTTCCGTCAGGTGGCGGCCCGCCTCGACGACTTCGACGTCATCGTTCCGAGCATCCCGGGCTTCGGGTTCAGCGACGCCGCGCCACGGGACGCGGGCGGGCCGCGCTGGAACGCCGAACGGATCGTCGCCGCGGTGGACGAGGTCGGCGTCGAACGTTTCGTGGTGCACGGCGGCGACCTCGGCACGGCCATCGCCGATCAGGTCGCGCAGCTCGCCCGCGACCGCGTGGCGGGACTGCATCTGTCGGACGTACCGCTGTGGCGCGCCGCAGCCGACGATCAGCTGTCGAACGAGGAACGCGAATGGGTCGACGCGGCGGCGGCGTGGGAGCGTCATGAGGGCGCCTACGCGGCTGAGCAGCGTACCAAGCCGCAGACATTGGCCGCCGGGCTCACCGACTCGCCGGCCGGTCTGGCGAGCTGGTACCTCGAGAAGTTCCAAGCGTGGGGCGAGGGCGACGTCTTCGAACGGATCCCGCTCGACCTGCTCCTCGAGAACCTCTCGGTGCACTGGTTCACCCGCACGGCCGGTAGTGCCGCGCGCGTGTATTTCGACCGTCGGCGGTTCCCGCCGACCGGTGGCCGGGTCACGGTGCCCACCGCCTTCGGGCTCTTCCCGCACGACATCGACCATGGTGTCGAGTCGTTCGCTCGGCGGTGGTACCCGACGGTGCGATTCACGCGGTTCCCGGCGGGCGGTCACTTCGGCGCGATGGAGCACCCCGACATGCTCGCTGCCGATCTGCGGGCGCTGCTGAACGCGACCGCGTAG